The sequence CAAGCAACAAGGTGCGAATGGTGTGATGACATCACAGCCATCAGGAGCTTAAGAGCATTTCTGTCATTAAGTAGCGTCCTGCTAATTGTCGTCCTCAGCACGCTGCTGCGCTACGGCGGCAGCATGTCGCTGCAGAGCGCCATGAGCGTGCGCTTCAACAGCACGGGCACGCAGCTGCTGGCGCTGCGGCGCCGCCTGCCGCCCGTCCTCTACGAGCTGCACTCGCGCCTGCCCAGCTTTCAGTTCGACAACCAGGGCTACTTCAACTACTGCACCATGAAAAGCTGCTGCTTTGCCGGAGACCGCGATCAGGTGGGGCGCCGCCGCTCTCGGATCTCGTTTCAAATCACGCACCACCAAGGCGCCGCCGAGTTGAAGACGAGTGACATTTTCGCAAGATCGATTAGTCTGTTTGTACTTCGCCTTTGTatgcagacattttgttttgagggTCACTTTTTTTTACGTGTCTCACGGGACGCCATAACACACCACGGAGCTTCTCTCCACGGTGACaacgcagggaaaaaaaaaacccacccaCGTAGAGACAAGGCCAATGTTTCACcgggaaaataataaaacattttcacatGATCGGAGGCGGCGGAAGACTCCACGCCTGATACGCAAAGAGTCTGAAGCGGAGGTCAATTGAAGTGATTTGTCAGAAAAGTGACATCTTGACTCTGTTGTGTTCACGGGAAGacgaatgaagaagaaaaataaatcgtCCCCGCTAGTCTTCCATCCTCACGTCGCCCACGTGTTTACTGGCGGCCTTCACACCAGCCTCAGCTGCTTACAAAACACGGCAGCAACCTTTGAATTAGACTAAGACGCCGCCAGGAAGCCGCTCAAATTCCACATTCACACTGTGAGCTTCGTGCTACATCCTGACCCGGTTTGTGTGTCCTTAGTACATCCTGTCAGGCTCGGACGACTTCAACCTCTACATGTGGAAAATCCCCAAGGACCCCGAAACGGGTGAGTTATTCGTTGACGCCTCGCTGCGGCAAAAGCGACGACTTCTGCTGATACCTTTCGCTGTGCAGGCGGACGCGTGGTGAACGGCGCCTTCATGGTCCTCAAAGGCCACCGCTCCATCGTCAACCAGGTCCGCTTCAACCCGCACACGTACATGATCTGCTCCTCCGGTGTGGAAAAGGTCATCAAGGTGGGTGAAGATGAAAGATATGAATTGATTAGGTATAAATTTTGTTTACAAATGAAGTGTTGTATTTGTGCATCTAGGTGTGGAGTCCTTACCAGCAGCCCGACAGCCTGGGTGATCTGGACGGCTGCGTGGAGGACACGTGCCGCAGCCTGTACACGCACGAGGAGTACATCAGCCTGGTGCTGAACAGCGGCAGCGGCCTGTCGCACGACTACGTCAGCCAGTCCATCCAGGAGGACCCGCGCATGATGGCCTTTTTCGATTCGCTGGTGCGCCGCGAGCTCGAGGGATGGAGCTCCGATTCGGACTCGGACCTGAGCGAGGACGCCATCATGCAGCTGCACGCTCGCGGCCGTCGCCCCACCCGAGCGGCGACGgcagcggccgccgccgccgccgccacgggcGTGGACGGGGCTGAAGTCGGAGCGGAGGATTCTGATAATTCCAGCTCAGGAGGGGACGACGAGGAGCGCTCCAGGAGACAGAGCAGCAGGCCGCCATCTGTTTTTTTGACAAACGACGACTCCGATTCGGACAGCGCGTTTTGGCTGGACCCGATGCCGCGCCCACGCTCGCCGAGCCCCCGCGATTACGCCACCTTGTCCATCCCCTCGTCCACCTCGCCCTCACTGCCCGCCGGCGCCTCCAGTTCCTCGGCCAGCGCCTCCAGCTCCAGCAGCGAGGACGACGAGCGCCGCAGTGCCGTGCGGCGGCGCAACGTAGCCAGGCGGCAACGCATACGCGTGGCCTCGCGCGCCGGCGAACTGACCGACCCCGCCGGGCAAGCCTTGTTCTCCGCCATTGACTCGTGCAGCTACCCGTCCATCTCCATCCACGACTTGAcgtcctcggaggaggaggcgTCGGAACGAGACGGCGGGAAACGCCGCCTGAGCCTGTCGGATTTGGTGTGCGGCAGCCCGGTGATGTCGCCCGAGACTCGGGAGGACGCGAGCGAGCCGGCGCCGGGGCGTCACGGAAGGACTGAGGCCATCTCGGACGATGGAGACGGAGAGGCGGAGACGA is a genomic window of Syngnathus typhle isolate RoL2023-S1 ecotype Sweden linkage group LG16, RoL_Styp_1.0, whole genome shotgun sequence containing:
- the dcaf5 gene encoding DDB1- and CUL4-associated factor 5; translated protein: MKELKGCGMRSSVGFLSRRRLTGHPLMKDEFQRRRLAGCTSLYKKDMLGHFGCVNAIEFSNNGGEWLVSGGDDRRVLLWNMEEALHARSKPLKLKGEHLSNIFCLAFDSSNKRVFSGGNDEQVILHDVERRETLNVFLHIDAVYSLSVSPVNDNVFASSSDDGRVLIWDTREPPYGEPFCLANYSSAFHSVMFNPVEPRLLATANSKEGVGLWDIRKPRSTLLRYGGSMSLQSAMSVRFNSTGTQLLALRRRLPPVLYELHSRLPSFQFDNQGYFNYCTMKSCCFAGDRDQYILSGSDDFNLYMWKIPKDPETGGRVVNGAFMVLKGHRSIVNQVRFNPHTYMICSSGVEKVIKVWSPYQQPDSLGDLDGCVEDTCRSLYTHEEYISLVLNSGSGLSHDYVSQSIQEDPRMMAFFDSLVRRELEGWSSDSDSDLSEDAIMQLHARGRRPTRAATAAAAAAAATGVDGAEVGAEDSDNSSSGGDDEERSRRQSSRPPSVFLTNDDSDSDSAFWLDPMPRPRSPSPRDYATLSIPSSTSPSLPAGASSSSASASSSSSEDDERRSAVRRRNVARRQRIRVASRAGELTDPAGQALFSAIDSCSYPSISIHDLTSSEEEASERDGGKRRLSLSDLVCGSPVMSPETREDASEPAPGRHGRTEAISDDGDGEAETNGRHRDAAAGQPEREAGVAEAADTRTGERLKVATQKRTHAGSEEGECGSSEKKLKT